The Phlebotomus papatasi isolate M1 chromosome 3, Ppap_2.1, whole genome shotgun sequence genomic sequence GCTCATAGAATTATTTCCTTTGTCAAATAATTgtcaaacaattttaaaaaaacccAAAGCGATAATTTATAGAGCTTTCACGAACggtttttcttgagaaaaatacagaatatttgAGAACAGcagattttgtttaaatttctgcATGCAATTCGAAGAAAAAACAACCGGCGCGCCTGGCGCCGTCGCCGCCAAGAGCTTtggctggcgcgccggcgcgccagccgcCGCTGActgtaaaacaaaatttagccgccgccgccgaaaGGCGTCTCGCGCCGGGCTCTGTGGGGATAATGCAAATAccattctaaataaatattttatttaccatTGGGATCTAATttggtaaataatttttgaaattacgtTTTAATGTAGGGTGCAGGCATAACTTGTGGTCACATTGAGGACATATTCGCTTACAGCTGTcgatttttttgacaaattaaagcgattttttaataatgattttttaatgaatttacaaGGAAAACGCCGTAACCGCCAGAAAATACATGATTTTTCCGAGCACGTGAAATTTATAACTTGTGGCCTCTTTCACGAACTTATGGCCACTCGTGGAATAACTTATGGCCACACTTCCAGATGATATAAAACGAacttagtaataaaataattttagtacaaaagaaaagaaaaggatTTTAAGTACTTTCATtaggtttttattatttttttcacaagtttttcatagtttttcaaagatttttaagAACTATGAAAGAAAAAGCTACATTTGGCTGCAAGAAGAACCCACGCTGTGAAAGCCTCCGTGATCTTATGTTTCTTCCCGAGATTTTAACGCTAAGTTTATGTGGGGATTGTGATATAACTGGAATGAATGGAATACTTAGGTCGTGGTCATTCTATTCTCAATGTTTCTCGATTCCCCTTGTATTCTTTAAGTTCATTAATTTGGCTTTTTCACCTAAAAGTTAGGTTACTTACAACAAAATGTAAGTTATTCATGGGAACAATCAATAACGActcatttataaacaattttatgttacaattttaaaaacttaccttaaattttattagatttttgctCGAAAACTCTGATTCGTTGAATGAAAACAACACGATTGACAATTCGCTGAACCAGCTGAACACGTCAAATGCCATGGCCACAAGTTAATAATCTTATCAAATTTGTCATAACTTATGGTCTTgttattattttacatttttgtttaaaaaattatcaaaatccactggtaaaagaaaatataattactatgaaaacaaattttgaaaactgtACTAAATGTTTTTGattaaagatattaaatttagtcattacaaattgtgagatcgttagtaaattttttaatgatttgaCATTTTTAATCCTCGAGCGCATCAGTGAAATAAGTTCCACAAAATAACTAAAATTCTACcgaaatataaaagtaaatcagtttaaaagtttcatttaatGATAACACATTAAtaatattcctaattttgtggttcttcgaataatttgtgggaaaaatttaaagatttctgCGAGAAGGCCATAAGTATAGACACGTCATAACTAATGCCGCTACCCTAAAATacttcaataattttatttaaaaaaaaatgacaaaatagcAGACTTATGAGTAGTCAAATGGATTGCCTCGTGGCACTGCTCCCTTATTTACGGGAAATCTGCAGCTCGTAATTCTTAACTGAAAAATACAatctgaaaaattttccatttccattagtgtatttcatagttaaactaagaaaacctgaagaaaatcgtgaaattggAACCTTTATtcaaggtttttgaaaaaaaaaagatgcatttttggaataaaattttgattttaacatgctgtaaaaaatagaaaaattggtttttaacAATTCTTTCAGGTTAACTAGAAGAGTATTTAATGCTGAAGAGAATAAGCCTTTATTTATTGCGATGGGCCATAAGTTTCTTTTTATCATCATTCTTGCAAAttctaaaaatgtaaaaatgaaaagtggagaACACGTGCTTTAAAGTTTTGGATGTTCGCCCGAACGCTTGCAAATCTTCTCGGCGCTCTTTTACTTTCGTCTCTGTACCTTCGGAAATAATTCAAAGTAGCTTCTGAAACTTTTATggtatattcttagatagtttataTATCTgtttaagtattaaaaaaaacatagaccACTCCCCCTTAAATGGctttaatggattttttttgtgaagtaaGGGACCTCCATATACGGATTGATCCCCTGACATACTTATTTCAGGAGGTTAGGAacagagtaaaagtagttcaaaaagattcaactgtttaatagaaatgcattaacaaacagtactttttggccagacttcttaataaatggttagaatactttaaaaaaaattaccttaataaaagaaattaaagttttattctgaaaaagaagcacactgttttcaaatttcccgcgttacaaaatagtatacagtagactctcgctcaatcggctctttttcaatcggacgaaaaattttgttgacaatttttacgtttaattatgaagctaatttgctcaaatttgctgtagttcattttattttatcgtgattctttataattgagcgctttttgtggaatttacaaaggctttgacgctcaattctatcgctaaaccggatgacattttgccccaaatgcacaattgagagagagtctactatacattcaggcgtatttcaaaaatgatttcataaattgactcctaaATGTAGGCAAATTTTATGGTAGGACTCCTTATGGTAGGAGTGTAACACGGGTACTACGTCTGCTTTttagtataagaaaaaaaatcattttaaaaaataaaatagaaaagacgTTTCTACCCAGATATTACTGCAGGATACTTATTTACTACAAAGTGAATCTTTGATGTTGTTTCTTTGAAACTTACTTAAATAATGACTTAGTTGCCTGTAAATTTTCATTCTTCATAGTGTTTTTCTTTAAACTGTCTGAAACTATGAAGACACCTCAAAATGCAAAACTAGATCGTGTTCTAAATTACCCGATTGTGCCCTATTTATTGATGGGTGCATGATCGACTTGTCTTTAAGAGTAAACGTTGTGATCTACTACTAGTTTGCAATGAAGagaatttataattaaattcagGGGACATTCCTTctaataaaaatcattaaatatgTCAAATACCATGACAGTCATGGAAAAAAtgactttcaaaatttttgctaCAAAGACAATGACAAATCAGTCTGCTAAAATAAATATTCCTCATTGCTTTACTAATTTTGTCCAAATAAAGCGCggtttatcatatttttattttgcttgtttaaaaattaatgacaATAAAGGAATTAAAGTTTAGGGGAATGTGCTCATGCTTTGCagggtcccaagctttataaatttttcctatgttttttgtcccatttttaaaatatattgtgcaGTCACATTTACTCAGAAAcagaggaaaaatttagttattatgaagcttggaatcGTGCAAAGAATgtacactttcccctacagaacTTTATCGATACTCACattctcaaacatttttatCAATGAGAAAACTACAATGATTACACGGATATaacatttttattgctcaacacttttgtttttctttgtaaaaataattaatttaaagatcTAAAAAGTTCCACACATTTTGTATAGCATTAGATTGTCTTTTTGCGCCAAACTTTCAATGATTATAATCTCATGACGTAAAATGACTTtacaatatttataaatttcaacatCTTAGAGAGTATGAGAgatttgttttagaaaaaaagttctaCTATGAGTAATATCGAAATTTCTGAGCTCTTTCGCTCTTTAATCATACTTTTCTTAATTTCATTTAGACAGCCCCTAAAGcacaattttctaatataatctcagaaaaggagaaaaaaaatcactttctctTGTAACCATATGAATTAATGGTATGGAATTCCTCATCTAATAATCCCAAGAATTTGGTGTATGCTTCCAACATTTCCTCTTTTTCTGGGCAACTGATGGCTTCGATGGTTCCTCCATAGGTTGTAAAGAGGTAATTCGGTGGGATGTGTTCGTGGAGTGCCGAGTAATTTTTACCATGAAAAAATATACGATCTCTTAGTTTTTGCTTGAGGAATGGTTTGATCATTTTGAACAGCACATCTATTAAAAAAGTTTCGTTGATGATGTGGAATGCCTTGATTCTGACGGGTATAGATTCCTAgttacaatatttattttttagttaaattattaaaagaatatcgcatagttataatttaattttcttaccTGAACCCATGTGGCgagtattttaatgaaatttggaGTTATAACTTTTGCTTGTGTCACTGAGAAGCCTTCCAAGTCTAAAATAATCACGGTTCCATTTATTTGTGTGTCGGGTTCTTGAATTGCTGCCTCAACGAGCATAATGCACATTTTCAGTAAATCCTGTGGGGTCACCAATTTGGGATTCCAcgcctctaaaatatatccatgACATGTATCAAATGACTTATTAATTCGTTTGATTTATTGAAAAGGTGTGGCTATTtgtgaaaaatgccaaaaaattaTGAAACATTCTGCAATATTGTATATgggaatgtaggcatgtttCGCACAAACGATGCTCAGTTTCTCTCTGTTTGCAAAGATCTCCTTCGTCATTTCTTATCTAACTAGATTTCTGACTGACTAGGGGAagattttgcagcttcgtaatgttgcagccgGTTGCAGCTTTGTAAAAgtagatttttttccaagttactaaatgaatttcatccatggtcaTACATTCTAAATTCTAATAGCTAATCCCACATCAaacatttcctgacaaatttGAAAGCCTGGCCATTTTTTCCTGGGtcaaaaaatcgtaattctgctgtgtaatattttatgcattttttcacatttcaagtatctttttgaaaaaaacaattatcagatggtttatcagggttaaaaattacaatgaaaatctttTGATCAAAgcgggtcgtttttgtgggtggaggaaaattcgcAAAGATTACCAcctttgcagctcaggaaaattgaattttgcagcttcgtaaaaacatttgtcaaaattatttacCATCgactttgagaattcctcactatTTTGAGTCACATTGTGCACGCCGCTCTGGAATATCTCACACAtcgcgtcgttcgaatttgagagattcagatttgagaaactctactgtacttcagCTACTTGCGAAAAtgtcaagaagtaagaaagtctctctTTTGGCTTTTCTCTTTACCAAACTCTaattctgtacggaaagatcaGACATTCCACTGAATaagttcacaagaaaattggtgtattaaacaattttcatgaaaatttcgaaggaaaacacgcacttccccatcaaaatgggACTTCATCGCATATGTTATcactacagtagagtcccgctataggtcatttccagatttgacacttgggtcgcactgtcattttttaaattatcaacgacttttagtattgaaattgctcgacggcttccactttctttgcgattgtggtacttgtcctcgctctcttcattatggatcacaattatcacaactactcaataaagtttgccaaaaatattaaaataattatgacaacatttcatgtcgcgtactaaaaagcataacctaacttaaaatcagtgttttgaaatcaacggtcgataaattgtggactatagagcgatggcctatagcggggttctattGTAGCTTCTCTCCAACGGTTAAACCTCCCGTTGGTATATGAATTTGACATCATAGATGTCTCTCAGGGCGTCGCAGATTTCTCCTAACTAATCGGAGTTCTCCTAAATATtgagagttagttcatgttggatcgtcgTGGGGACtagatcgttaggaggaacgctgAGGGTTCTGGAAAAATCTCTCGCGGCCAACGCGCTCATCTACGCGATTGCTTTAAGGTCTTCGCCCTTACAGATTCCCTGACGGATCTAACACATGTTCTTGTTTTACTTCTGTCGAATTAAGGCATAAGTCTATGCGGTGCGTCTTACGCATTCCTCATCCAATTTACCTTgttttcaaatggaattttccacattttactattggtggctggtcattttagAAATCAGTTATGTCCggaatatgttctgtaagaccgattggaggtgttagagaaaatccgagtaTTACAAGAGATGTGATTATGAGAAAATCACACCTCCAAgcacttaactgactgtcagaatgcagtgtaaaaatggtttttcgagtatcaaaaaacatgtgttagaaaaataggatATAATTGAGTTTTTAATACGTGATACCTCCTATAAACGGTGGAAataagtagatgaaagttccatctaggCAGTGACgcgcaaatttttgtgtcctgTGTAATGTTTCCGGGGAAAATGTGACTTATATAAGTGGGCAAAAtgttgtacgaagctgagcaaaTCAGGGCAGGTTCGTAAAAATTGccagtaaattttcattttcctgtagaggaaaatccaagaatTCTCAGGAGTTTTGTGAGGCGCAATTACGAacctaatacagtagactctcgctaattcggctcttttaagatcaggctattttttaattcgggcagcagttaaatttgaaaaaagtttgttgacatttttcaagtttgattatgattatcaaattgaGCATATATGCTTAGATTTGGCATGATTTGTCTttgttttgatgtgattttgcattagtaagggattttcatgctaATTACAATAAATTTGAGTACGTAAACTCAAtgcagataaataaaaaaatcgtttcatttcaggaaaattatcgcccgaatttctctctaattcgggtgacattttggtcctaaatgtccgaatttgagagagcctacagtaagtaagagatttttttgacgtAGTAAAgatgtaaaaaatcttaaatcttcgacatcattttccgtacgaagctgcacaaCCTCCCCCTATCTCATGGTTAAGAAAATGACGAACTAACTCtttgaaaacaaagaaaaaatcgcATCATTTGAAGCTTCAAtgcgtgcgaaccatgcctacattcccctaatagtAATTTCCTTGGGATTATGTATAGCTTACGTCCAGCTTCGATGACGAGAACACGTCGAAGTTTATGATCCCGATTTGGTATAACTTTAACAATGTCCGCCAGGAAAAGCTGTGTTAATTTTGAGGGCAATAGACCATCGTAGATACtggaatgtttttctttaaattcataATAGCGTTTAATGAGATTTCGAGCACTTTCTGGATAAAATTTGCACGGACGAAGGAATTTGATGAGCCAATAGTCATTGTGAAGCGGTGTCACGagattcttttcattttcaagagCTTTTCTCAATTCCCAAATTGCCTTCTTGGCCACTTCTTCAGTCTCACGGAGTTCAATTCGGGCAACTTCTCTGGAATAATCACTCAATTCTGAATCAAACACCAATTTATAATTGCCAAATTTCAATGGAGGTATATCATCCAAATTGGATAACATCATGGGGTATTTTTTGCACGACATGGTTGGTTGAATGTctcaaaaacaataaattaatattcaaagaTCGTCACGAGGTAAAGTCCAGAAACAAACTGACGCTGCTACTGAACTAATAAATATATAGCACTTGAGAGACAATCACGTCTCTATGAACACAAACAATGAGGAAAataatttaagttgaaaattttgaccAACAAACTTGGCAGGTAGTAAATTTACAAATGATCCGCAGAGTTGTCTTATTAGAGAGACATCAGGTGCAAAACTATTTGGGTATTGTATAGTTTCTCTGTCTGAAAGTCCATCTCCGTGAAGGTCAAAGAAACTTTTAGATTCGGCTAAGCcgagcttttttttaatgtaacaaaaaacttttttatttaccaCCAAAAACACCTTCAATCACCAAATTGCTACCAATAATCTTTCAATTGGTGCACAACATAATTCAAACAAACTAGTTTCTTCTCAATTTCTGTACCCATAGGAATTGATAGCTTCAAATTCCTTGTCAGCTTTCGATGTCCATTGGGAATATTCTTCCATGAGTTGGTCAATTGTGGGCAATTCAGGGAATTCCAATGTGCCGCCATAGTGTGTGAAGAGGCACCTCGCTGGAATGTACTTTTGGAGTGATCCATAGTCTGATCCATGgaaataaatgtttttcttgAAGTCCGATCGTAAGAGTGGTTTAGCCAAATTATACACCAAATCCACAAATTTGTTCTCATTTATCACATGAAATTGAACAACTTTCAAGGGAATGGAATCTTGGAGCCATTTGAGGCCCATCTTGATAATTTGTGGGGTGAATTTGTTGGCACGTGACAAATTGAATCCTTTAACATCCACAAGAACTATTGCTCCTAGAACCTGCGTATTTGGTTCTAAACTTGCAGCCTCCATGATAAGAATGCAAACACGGAAGAGATCTTTAATTGACACAATTTTGTGCTTCcacttttctgaaaagaaagccattgagaaaaaaattaaagaatcagTTTGC encodes the following:
- the LOC129806703 gene encoding alpha-tocopherol transfer protein, which produces MSCKKYPMMLSNLDDIPPLKFGNYKLVFDSELSDYSREVARIELRETEEVAKKAIWELRKALENEKNLVTPLHNDYWLIKFLRPCKFYPESARNLIKRYYEFKEKHSSIYDGLLPSKLTQLFLADIVKVIPNRDHKLRRVLVIEAGQAWNPKLVTPQDLLKMCIMLVEAAIQEPDTQINGTVIILDLEGFSVTQAKVITPNFIKILATWVQTDDVNPKAYPLADAALTSKIMNLVQQALNYKQLRKGANEATKTLNRGIAEFIVMAADAQPLEILLHLPLLCEDKNVPYVFLRSKQALGRACGVSRPIVAASVTVNEGSQLKSQIVSIQQEIERLLV
- the LOC129807987 gene encoding clavesin-1-like, with amino-acid sequence MSPKKYPMLLSDLDELPSGRLAGYEFIFEPTLCPNAVRVAKEELHETPEKQQRCIEELRKLLEVEENLVVPIDNSDWLIRFLRARNYNVPDTFTLIKKYYRFKIKYSDIYKDFVPSSMTHLYDHQIFLGSPEKDDCGRRILIIEVGKKWKHKIVSIKDLFRVCILIMEAASLEPNTQVLGAIVLVDVKGFNLSRANKFTPQIIKMGLKWLQDSIPLKVVQFHVINENKFVDLVYNLAKPLLRSDFKKNIYFHGSDYGSLQKYIPARCLFTHYGGTLEFPELPTIDQLMEEYSQWTSKADKEFEAINSYGYRN